ATGCCATTCATCGCTGTTCGTGATCTGCACATGTACTATGAAACCCGGGGCAGCGGACCGCGGCTGCTGTTCATCAGCGGTACCGGCGGGGACCTGCGGCGCTCGCCCAACGCCTTTGACGCCCCGTTCAGCCAGCACTGCGAGGTGCTGGCCTACGACCAACGCGGCCTGGGCCAGACCGATAAACCCGATGTGCCGTATACCATGGCCGACTATGCCGACGACGCCAACGCCCTGCTCGACGCGCTGGGCTGGGAGCGCTGCATGGTGATGGGGGTGTCGTTCGGCGGCATGGTGGCCCAGGAGTTTGCCCTCCGCTACGGGCAGCGGGTCGAACGCCTGATCCTGGCCTGTACCAGCAGCGGCGGGCAGGGCGGTGCGTCCTATCCCCTGCACGAACTCGCCGGCCTGGGGCTCGAAGACTGGGCGCAGCGGGTGGTGGAGCTGGTTGACATGCGCCGTGATGCAGCCTGGCAGGCGGCCAATCCGGCCGAATTTCAGGCGCTGGTCGATGAGATGCTGGCCGGTCTGCGTATCGGGGCTGACGAGCCGGGCCACGCCATGGGCGCCCGCCGCCAGATCGAGGCCCGCAAGGATCACGATACCTACGACCGACTGCCGTCGCTGCATATGCCGGTGTTGATCGCCGCCGGTCGCTACGACGGCATTGCCCAGGTCAGCAATCAGCAGGCCATGCTGGGCCAGATCGCCTCGGCCCAACTCGAACTGTTCGAGGGCGGGCACCTGTTCTTTGTGCAAGACCCGCGCGCCTACGAGTGCATGAGCGCTTTTCTGAAGGGCGAGCGGGACGACCTGCGCGGGGAGGTCCGGGCGGCCTGATGGCGGTCGAGCCATCTCAGCAGCAGGGCGTGCTGTTCCCCGAAGAGTTTGCCGAGCAGACCAGGGCACGCCACGCCTTCAGGGAGGACGCTGACCACCGCTCAAGCAGCGATCCGCGTCCCCTTTATCCGACGCCGGCCTATACCTGCGTCTCTGGCCTCAGCCAGCTCACCCGCCTCCTGCCACAGCTCCTCGCCGCGCCAGCCCTGGCCTGCGATACCGAAACAAGCGGCCTGGACTGCCGAAAAGACGCGCTGCGGCTGATCCAGCTGGCAACGCCCGATCAGGTCTACCTGGTTGACGCCTCCACCCTACCGCCCCGAGCCCTGGCGCCGCTGTTCGAGAACGACCGGGTGTGGATTTTCCACAATGCCAAGTTTGACCTGAAGTTCCTGGTCAGCGCCGGACTCCCCTGGCCGCAGCGCCTGTTCGACACCATGCTGGCCAGCCAGCTGCTGACGGCCGGACTGCGCACCGGGCATGGCCTGGAAGACGTGGTGGCCCGCCAACTCGATCTGAGCCTGCCCAAAACGGTCCGCGCCAGCGACTGGACACAGGCCGAGCTGTCCGAAGCCCAGCGCGCCTATGCGGCCCGCGATGTAGCTGTGCTGTGGCCGCTGTACACCGGCTTGCAGGGCGAACTCAAAGCCGCCGGCCTGGAGCGGGCGGCGGCTATCGAGTTCGGCTGCATCAAGGGCTTGGCCTGGCTGGAAATGCAGGGCATGGGCTTTGACGCCGAGCGCTGGCTGGCGCGGACGCTGGACGACGAAACCCGTTTGGCCGACCTGAAACACCGGCTCGACGGCACGCTTGCCGGTCAGGGCAGGGCGGTCAACTGGCTCTCGCACCAGCAGGTCCGGCAGCTGTTCCAGGATTTCGGCATCAGCCTGCCCA
The sequence above is a segment of the Desulfurellaceae bacterium genome. Coding sequences within it:
- a CDS encoding ribonuclease D, with the protein product MAVEPSQQQGVLFPEEFAEQTRARHAFREDADHRSSSDPRPLYPTPAYTCVSGLSQLTRLLPQLLAAPALACDTETSGLDCRKDALRLIQLATPDQVYLVDASTLPPRALAPLFENDRVWIFHNAKFDLKFLVSAGLPWPQRLFDTMLASQLLTAGLRTGHGLEDVVARQLDLSLPKTVRASDWTQAELSEAQRAYAARDVAVLWPLYTGLQGELKAAGLERAAAIEFGCIKGLAWLEMQGMGFDAERWLARTLDDETRLADLKHRLDGTLAGQGRAVNWLSHQQVRQLFQDFGISLPNTRAASLKKVDHPLARLLLAYKETAKRVNTYGRAV
- a CDS encoding alpha/beta fold hydrolase, with the protein product MPFIAVRDLHMYYETRGSGPRLLFISGTGGDLRRSPNAFDAPFSQHCEVLAYDQRGLGQTDKPDVPYTMADYADDANALLDALGWERCMVMGVSFGGMVAQEFALRYGQRVERLILACTSSGGQGGASYPLHELAGLGLEDWAQRVVELVDMRRDAAWQAANPAEFQALVDEMLAGLRIGADEPGHAMGARRQIEARKDHDTYDRLPSLHMPVLIAAGRYDGIAQVSNQQAMLGQIASAQLELFEGGHLFFVQDPRAYECMSAFLKGERDDLRGEVRAA